The proteins below come from a single Xenopus tropicalis strain Nigerian chromosome 9, UCB_Xtro_10.0, whole genome shotgun sequence genomic window:
- the bckdk gene encoding 3-methyl-2-oxobutanoate dehydrogenase [lipoamide] kinase, mitochondrial isoform X1: MFRKNLLDLAGRGALKPVPVSLSLLPIRSRSTSATDQNHVELARERSKTVTSFYNQSGIDISAEKASVRLTPTTMLYSGRSQDGSHILKSARYLYKELPVRISHRIKGFRSLPFIIGCNPTILHVHELYIRAFQKLSEFPPISNHETESQYCKLLRQLLDDHKDVVTQLAEGMRESRKHIQDEKVIRYFLDKTLTSRLGIRMLATHHLALHEDRPDFVGIICTRLSPKKIIEKWVDFARRLCEHKYGNAPRVRINGHVAARFPFIPMPLDYILPELLKNSMRATMESHIETPYNVPDISITIANNDIDFIIRISDRGGGIPHDHMERVMDYHFTTAETSAQDPRINPIFGNMVDMVNSGQSGPMHGFGFGLPTSRAYAEYLGGSLCIQSLQGIGTDAYLRLKHIDGKEESFRI; this comes from the exons ATGTTCCGGAAGAACCTGTTGGATTTGGCAGGCCGGGGGGCCCTGAAGCCCGTACCGGTTAGTCTGTCGCTGCTGCCCATACGTTCTCGCTCCACTTCTGCCACAGACCAGAACCACGTTGAACTGGCGAGGGAGCGCTCCAAAACAGTCACCTCTTTCTATAACCAATCCGGCATTGATATTTCAGCAGAGAAG GCCTCTGTCCGCCTCACTCCAACCACTATGCTGTACTCAGGGAGGTCTCAGGATGGCAGCCATATTCTG AAAAGCGCTCGCTACTTGTACAAGGAGCTCCCGGTCCGGATTTCCCATCGCATCAAAGGCTTCCGCAGTCTCCCGTTCATCATCGGCTGCAACCCAACGATCCTGCACGTG CACGAGCTGTACATCCGAGCCTTCCAGAAGCTCAGCGAGTTCCCTCCG ATCTCTAACCACGAGACGGAGAGCCAGTACTGCAAGCTCCTGCGCCAGCTGCTCGATGATCACAAGGATGTGGTGACTCAGTTGGCCGAGGGGATGAGGGAGAGCAGGAAACACATCCag GATGAGAAAGTCATCAGATATTTCTTGGATAAGACTTTAACGTCGCGCCTGGGCATCCGGATGTTGGCAACGCACCACCTGGCTCTGCACGAGGACCGG CCAGACTTTGTTGGCATTATCTGCACCCGCCTCTCACCTAAGAAGATCATTGAGAAATGGGTGGACTTTGCCAG GCGTCTGTGTGAGCACAAGTACGGGAATGCCCCCCGAGTCCGCATTAATGGTCACGTTGCCGCTCGATTCCCTTTCATCCCCATGCCGCTGGATTACATTCTCCCGGAGCTGCTCAAAAACTCCATGCG GGCCACCATGGAAAGCCATATTGAAACGCCCTACAACGTCCCGGACATTTCAATTACCATCGCCAACAACGACATTGACTTCATAATCCG GATCTCAGACCGAGGAGGTGGGATCCCACATGATCACATGGAGCGGGTAATGGATTACCACTTCACCACGGCAGAGACCAGCGCTCAGGATCCCCGCATCAACCCGATTTTTGGGAACATGGTGGACATGGTGAACAGCGGCCAATCAGGCCCTATGCACGG TTTCGGCTTTGGCCTGCCCACGTCCCGGGCCTACGCGGAGTATCTGGGCGGCTCCCTGTGCATCCAGTCTCTGCAGGGCATCGGCACGGACGCCTACCTGCGGCTCAAGCACATCGACGGCAAAGAGGAGAGCTTCCGCATCTGA
- the bckdk gene encoding 3-methyl-2-oxobutanoate dehydrogenase [lipoamide] kinase, mitochondrial isoform X2, which translates to MFRKNLLDLAGRGALKPVPVSLSLLPIRSRSTSATDQNHVELARERSKTVTSFYNQSGIDISAEKASVRLTPTTMLYSGRSQDGSHILKSARYLYKELPVRISHRIKGFRSLPFIIGCNPTILHVHELYIRAFQKLSEFPPISNHETESQYCKLLRQLLDDHKDVVTQLAEGMRESRKHIQDEKVIRYFLDKTLTSRLGIRMLATHHLALHEDRPDFVGIICTRLSPKKIIEKWVDFARRLCEHKYGNAPRVRINGHVAARFPFIPMPLDYILPELLKNSMRATMESHIETPYNVPDISITIANNDIDFIIRISDRGGGIPHDHMERVMDYHFTTAETSAQDPRINPIFGNMVDMVNSGQSGPMHG; encoded by the exons ATGTTCCGGAAGAACCTGTTGGATTTGGCAGGCCGGGGGGCCCTGAAGCCCGTACCGGTTAGTCTGTCGCTGCTGCCCATACGTTCTCGCTCCACTTCTGCCACAGACCAGAACCACGTTGAACTGGCGAGGGAGCGCTCCAAAACAGTCACCTCTTTCTATAACCAATCCGGCATTGATATTTCAGCAGAGAAG GCCTCTGTCCGCCTCACTCCAACCACTATGCTGTACTCAGGGAGGTCTCAGGATGGCAGCCATATTCTG AAAAGCGCTCGCTACTTGTACAAGGAGCTCCCGGTCCGGATTTCCCATCGCATCAAAGGCTTCCGCAGTCTCCCGTTCATCATCGGCTGCAACCCAACGATCCTGCACGTG CACGAGCTGTACATCCGAGCCTTCCAGAAGCTCAGCGAGTTCCCTCCG ATCTCTAACCACGAGACGGAGAGCCAGTACTGCAAGCTCCTGCGCCAGCTGCTCGATGATCACAAGGATGTGGTGACTCAGTTGGCCGAGGGGATGAGGGAGAGCAGGAAACACATCCag GATGAGAAAGTCATCAGATATTTCTTGGATAAGACTTTAACGTCGCGCCTGGGCATCCGGATGTTGGCAACGCACCACCTGGCTCTGCACGAGGACCGG CCAGACTTTGTTGGCATTATCTGCACCCGCCTCTCACCTAAGAAGATCATTGAGAAATGGGTGGACTTTGCCAG GCGTCTGTGTGAGCACAAGTACGGGAATGCCCCCCGAGTCCGCATTAATGGTCACGTTGCCGCTCGATTCCCTTTCATCCCCATGCCGCTGGATTACATTCTCCCGGAGCTGCTCAAAAACTCCATGCG GGCCACCATGGAAAGCCATATTGAAACGCCCTACAACGTCCCGGACATTTCAATTACCATCGCCAACAACGACATTGACTTCATAATCCG GATCTCAGACCGAGGAGGTGGGATCCCACATGATCACATGGAGCGGGTAATGGATTACCACTTCACCACGGCAGAGACCAGCGCTCAGGATCCCCGCATCAACCCGATTTTTGGGAACATGGTGGACATGGTGAACAGCGGCCAATCAGGCCCTATGCACGGGTAA